The following coding sequences lie in one Trichoderma breve strain T069 chromosome 1, whole genome shotgun sequence genomic window:
- a CDS encoding replication factor A protein 3 domain-containing protein: MSEQMSSPRITASYLDNFVGRVVTIVGKVTQLRGDQATIDADGVVTILLNREAHLAHGNAAQVIGKVNPDLSIKALSTRDVGPGVDMTLCSAVAELTHQHKDIFISDN, translated from the exons ATGTCTGAGCAAATGTCCTCCCCGCGCATCACCGCCTCCTACCTCGACAACTTTGTCGGTCGCGTCGTCACCATCGTTGGCAAGGTTACGCAGCTGCGAGGCGACCAGGCCACAATCGACGCTGATGGAGTCGTCACCATTCTATTGAACCGC GAAGCTCATCTCGCCCATGGAAACGCCGCGCAGGTCATTGGCAAGGTCAACCCAGATCTGTCCATCAAGGCCCTCAGCACTCGCGATGTTGGCCCCGGAGTCG ACATGACTCTCTGCTCCGCCGTCGCAGAACTCACCCACCAGCACAaggacatcttcatctccgacAACTGA
- a CDS encoding phosphatidylethanolamine-binding protein domain-containing protein, which translates to MSRCQAVARPLARQLRQQCAIRPFTTGAARAAAEVQQQQQSASSSVPPPAQPSALDLDPNSVLPEFEADLIKAGKMPVGSRRRRVAMRTTASIPFEQLPYQAFQEARAILAADRQEKVAKIQEELAKIAALEGKDASLVKGGQSMKDTKLASLRRYVEQLKIQADINDPLVKKRFEDGLGDMNKPIYRHYAERKWRSYDYRLITQRIKQFNIVPDVLPKLDPVADVQLYFRHSKIAPGAVVDSLVSEHPPRLRVQVFDAGSRLVSLVVLDADVPDADNDAFSKRCHFLAANIPLSPDSTSLPLSRIVADDQLAVPWLAPVSQKGAPYHRLGVYLLQQKPGETVDVAQLKQLYAARDGFSLKSFRDKFSLTPVGFNMFRSVWDENTADVMARHGIPGADVEFRPARVHSLKPPVKPRGWEAKRQGPAYRHLWKYTKRIKGLSNARGWTKRR; encoded by the exons ATGTCGCGGTGCCAGGCTGTTGCGAGGCCATTGGCACGGCAGCTGCGCCAGCAATGCGCAATCCGGCCCTTTACGACGGGAGCTGcccgcgccgccgccgaagtgcagcagcagcaacaatcagcctcgtcatctgttcctcctccagcccagcccagcgcccTCGATCTCGACCCCAACAGCGTGCTGCCGGAATTTGAGGCCGACCTGATTAAGGCGGGCAAGATGCCCGTCGGCTCGCGGAGGCGGAGAGTCGCCATGCGCACCACGGCCAGCATTCCCTTTGAGCAGCTGCCGTACCAGGCGTTCCAGGAGGCGAGGGCCATTCTTGCGGCGGACCGACAGGAGAAGGTGGCCAAGATCCAGGAGGAATTGGCCAAGATTGCGGCATTGGAGGGCAAGGACGCTTCGCTGGTTAAGGGGGGGCAGTCAATGAAGGATACCAAGTTGGCGAGTTTGAGGCGCTAtgtcgagcagctcaagattCAGGCGGATATCAACGACCCTCTGGTCAAGAAGCGCTTTGAAGACGGTCTAg GAGACATGAACAAGCCCATCTACAGGCACTACGCAGAGCGCAAGTGGCGCTCCTACGACTACCGCCTCATCACCCAGCGCATCAAGCAGTTCAACATCGTCCCCGACGTACTCCCAAAACTCGACCCCGTCGCCGACGTCCAGCTCTACTTCCGCCACAGCAAAATTGCGCCCGGCGCCGTCGTCGACTCCCTCGTCAGCGAGCACCCGCCCCGCCTCCGCGTGCAGGTCTTCGACGCCGGATCCCGCCTCGTCTCCCTCGTTGTTCTCGACGCAGACGTCCCCGACGCCGACAACGACGCCTTCTCCAAGAGATGCCACTTTCTAGCGGCAAACATCCCGCTTAGCCCGGACAGCACGAGCTTGCCACTCAGCCGCATCGTCGCCGACGACCAGCTCGCCGTGCCCTGGCTGGCACCCGTCTCGCAAAAGGGCGCCCCCTACCACCGTCTGGGCGTCtacctgctgcagcagaagcctGGTGAGACCGTCGACGTCGCCCAGCTCAAGCAGCTGTACGCCGCACGAGACGGCTTCTCGCTCAAGTCTTTCCGCGACAAGTTCAGCCTCACCCCCGTAGGCTTCAACATGTTCCGCTCCGTCTGGGACGAAAACACCGCGGACGTCATGGCCCGCCACGGCATCCCCGGCGCGGACGTCGAGTTCAGGCCTGCTCGTGTCCACAGCCTGAAGCCGCCGGTCAAGCCCCGTGGCTGGGAGGCCAAGAGGCAGGGTCCCGCGTACAGACACCTGTGGAAGTACACGAAGCGCATCAAGGGCTTGTCGAATGCCCGCGGATGGACCAAGAGGAGGTag
- a CDS encoding CBS domain-containing protein, whose protein sequence is MKESEEAASAQLAPAPADAPGDSDMESRQAAASAAGPGINNTIAGGSSDNNNDNITSSNNNSLDNSSSQINADSSVIITAGDSTGSPGSAATPAPGTIAPAAAIAPDPASAPASATITSGASPSPAPQPGSAPRRSLASPASSPGSSPRSSPGSSGSASGSAPASAAITPGSAESEPASTPAPGFKLRPPSIALPPFVAPSSYLFHAGAMADAPDPKPLSPLDKEQRQGLKAIRDFLRKRTSYDVLPLSFRLIVLDTDLLIKKSLNILIQNSIVSAPLWDSHTSRFAGILTATDYINVIQYHCQFPDEMSKLDQFRLASLRDIEKAIGATPIESVSVHPSRPLYEALRRMLKTRARRIPLVDVDEETGRETVISVITQYRILKFIAVNNEHNTILLKKTLREIQLGTYNDLLVARMGTTVLEVINLMVNGNISCVPIVDSENRVLNAFEAVDIIPCIKGGAYDELNGSVGEALCKRPEDNPGIFTCSQDDRLDSIFDTIRKSRVHRLIVVDDENKLKGVISLSDILKYVLLHGEEDIPE, encoded by the exons ATGAAGGAAAGCGAGGAGGCTGCTAGCGCTCAGCTGGCCCCCGCACCTGCTGATGCGCCTGGCGATAGTGATATGGAGAGCCGACAAGCGgcagcatctgcagctgGACCaggcatcaacaacaccatcgccGGTGGGAGCagcgacaacaacaacgacaacatcaccagcagcaacaacaattCACTCGATAACAGCAGCAGTCAAATCAACGCTGATAGCAGTGTAATAATCACTGCTGGCGACAGCACCGGAAGTCCTGGATCCGCAGCTACACCCGCTCCCGGAACAatagcaccagcagcagccatagCACCAGATCCTGCATCTGCACCCGCATCTGCTACGATTACATCTggagcatcgccatcgcccgCTCCCCAGCCCGGATCTGCACCTCGCCGCAGCCTTGCATCCCCTGCATCGTCCCCCGGATCCTCTCCTCGATCCTCGCCCGGCTCTTCTGGATCTGCTTCTGGATCTGCACCGGCATCCGCTGCTATCACTCCCGGCTCTGCTGAGTCTGAACCCGCCTCGACTCCGGCGCCGGGCTTCAAGCTTCGTCCGCCATCCATTGCGCTGCCTCCTTTTGTCGCCCCGTCGTCGTATCTCTTCCACGCTGGTGCCATGGCTGATGCGCCGGATCCCAAGCCGCTGAGTCCCCTTGACAAGGAGCAGCGACAAGGCTTG AAAGCCATCCGGGATTTCCTCCGCAAGCGTACCAGCTACGATGTGCTCCCCCTATCCTTCCGCCTCATTGTGCTCGACACGGATCTGCTCATTAAGAAGAGTCTCAATATCCTGATTCAGAACT CCATTGTATCTGCCCCTCTATGGGATTCGCACACTTCGCGCTTCGCCGGCATCCTGACGGCGACCGACTACATCAATGTGATCCAGTATCACTGCCAGTTCCCcgatgagatgagcaagCTGGATCAATTTCGCCTGGCTAGTTTGAGAG ACATCGAAAAAGCCATTGGGGCGACTCCCATTGAATCTGTTTCCGTCCATCCTTCGAGACCCCTGTACGAAGCACTTCGACGCATGCTCAAGACTCGTGCGCGAAGGATCCCCCTCGTCGACGTCGATGAAGAGACCGGCAGAGAGACCGTCATCTCCGTCATTACGCAATATCGAATCCTCAAGTTCATCGCTGTCAATAACGAACACAATACGATTTTGCTAAAGAAGACGCTTCGCGAGATCCAGCTGGGCACCTACAACGACCTGCTCGTTGCACGCATGGGAACCACAGTCCTCGAGGTTATCAACCTCATGGTCAACGGCAACATTAGCTGCGTGCCCATTGTCGATTCCGAAAACAGAGTTCTCAATGCTTTTGAAGCCGTGGACATTATACCTTGCATCAAGGGCGGGGCTTACGACGAGTTAAACGGCAGCGTGGGCGAGGCACTGTGCAAGCGGCCCGAAGACAACCCGGGCATCTTCACATGCAGTCAAGACGACAGGCTGGATTCCATCTTCGACACAATCCGCAAGAGCCGCGTCCACCGATTGATTGtggtcgatgatgagaataagCTCAAGGGTGTGATTTCGCTCTCCGACATCCTCAAATACGTGCTGCTtcatggcgaagaagatattCCGGAGTAA
- a CDS encoding rhoGAP domain-containing protein: MVSFTNPLSGSSASRQRSNPRSIQSAEPAFVPPANRARYVPNSASQAFPLSEVIPELIENNPAIPTSRTWTPSTRTLNFSNDGGEEQDRSVFVEKYNQVATKHGVRPLVAGDFDAHLRNRSGSSSPEKKSWLSRIFRGSSNQSMPKKAAPGLWAHKRSTSDLGSSIRSKSEPRILDIQDLVRLTGSSLLYLPPGFSPHPLALPTCIRATAQYLAENSDLRGVFRIPGSVKTTKALYDYYCDPSGSDLHISSTTYQPTLPTSIPHHLHDVASTFKRILKGLPIGVLGSITLLDAFLAIYSQLQNRLDVPAEKLKKTRARLIALAIQTIDSRLQRDLICAVFGLLSLIGHATEQSPASDADGRASAPSELMSYHALGIIFGSLLVGLDELDNYDIKESSSTSGLSLVPIPAKKRHNRQKAKGRNPDVPDFFKVEVVNNIAEMVISNWQDVVRQMLLLAANPDQKTAPMQETHDDSESSICESFVENKVSRITVV; the protein is encoded by the exons ATGGTCTCGTTTACCAACCCCTTGTCTGGCTCATCTGCGTCCCGGCAACGCAGTAACCCCCGGAGCATCCAGTCTGCGGAGCCAGCCTTTGTTCCTCCAGCGAACCGGGCACGATATGTACCAAACAGCGCATCGCAAGCATTCCCTCTCTCTGAAGTCATTCCAGAGTTGATAGAGAACAATCCAGCCATACCCACCAGCCGCACGTGGACACCAAGCACCAGAACCCTGAATTTTTCCAACGATGGAGGTGAAGAACAGGATCGATCCGTCTTCGTAGAGAAATACAACCAGGTAGCAACCAAG CACGGAGTGAGACCGTTAGTCGCTGGGGACTTTGACGCTCATCTTCGCAATCGG AGTGGCTCTTCCAGtcctgaaaagaaaagttgGCTCTCTCGAATCTTTCGAGGATCGTCCAACCAGTCGATGCCAAAGAAGGCAGCCCCTGGGCTTTGGGCGCATAAACGAAGCACCTCGGACCTGGGATCCTCCATTCGCTCTAAATCAGAGCCCAGGATTCTTGATATTCAAGACTTGGTGCGGTTGACTGGCAGCAGCCTGCTGTATCTACCCCCAGGATTCTCCCCTCACCCTTTGGCTCTTCCGACGTGCATTCGAGCCACGGCTCAGTACCTTGCTGAGAACTCCGATCTTCGAGGCGTTTTCCGAATCCCAGGCTCCGTCAAGACTACAAAGGCTCTCTATGATTATTATTGTGACCCTAGTGGCAGTGACCTTCATATATCCAGCACCACCTATCAACCCACCCTGCCAACATCCATCCCGCATCATCTCCACGACGTGGCTTCTACCTTTAAACGCATTCTCAAGGGGTTGCCAATAGGTGTTTTGGGATCGATCACGTTGCTTGATGCATTTCTTGCAATCTATTCACAACTGCAAAATCGACTGGACGTTCCAGCAGAGAAACTGAAAAAGACTCGTGCACGACTCATTGCGTTGGCTATCCAAACTATTGACTCGCGACTCCAACGGGATCTAATTTGTGCAGTCTTTGGCTTGCTCAGTCTTATTGGCCACGCCACTGAACAATCGCCGGCCAGTGATGCCGATGGTCGAGCTTCCGCGCCTAGTGAGCTCATGTCATATCATGCTCTCGGAATTATATTTGGTTCGTTGCTGGTTGGGTTAGACGAGCTTGACAACTATGACATAAAGGAgtcttcatcaacttctGGCCTATCCCTGGTTCCGATACCAGCAAAGAAGCGCCACAATcggcaaaaagcaaagggaCGCAATCCTGATGTTCCGGATTTCTTCAAGGTCGAAGTCGTAAATAACATCGCCGAGATGGTAATTTCCAACTGGCAAGATGTCGTTCGCCAGATGCTGTTACTGGCAGCGAACCCTGACCAAAAGACGGCGCCAATGCAAGAGACGCATGACGATTCCGAGTCCTCCATCTGCGAATCATTCGTG GAGAACAAGGTCAGCAGGATCACGGTTGTCTAG
- a CDS encoding bZIP transcription factor domain-containing protein, protein MNDSPSFVDYGLGIHDNVPGSGFPFDFQPEGIDSLVDPGLSLSPYATTTPDSHFTTPPSVPLLSPGSSIEYFGDHRSSIGSLDSTIAPHEIVASSAAKSSSNHNNKSSSSKPTKTAPSAASTSTATATMMTRTRKAAAQNVDASTSEAQPRSKRQKTASSAQATTIKQELQQEQPPPPPPSQKRKLARRGAAAKKEDAAQRSKNLERNRIAASKCRQKKKEWVLELEETKSGMELRHNSLRVEYFALLDEVTRIKNQLMAHAACNDPNINFWIEKEALRYVERCMDPPGERRPSAAANAPGSCTLPSPAESQRSQLESPIHKHEGINLDYMPDELLTGEAV, encoded by the exons ATGAACGACAGTCCTTCTTTTGTAGATTACGGCCTGGGCATCCACGATAACGTTCCAGGCTCCGGGTTTCCCTTTGATTTCCAGCCAGAAGGCATCGATTCGCTTGTCGATCCCGGCTTGTCGCTCTCGCCATACGCAACCACCACGCCGGACTCGCACTTTACAACGCCCCCGTCCGTGCCATTGCTGTCGCCCGGAAGCTCCATTGAGTATTTTGGGGACCACCGAAGCAGCATTGGCAGCCTCGACTCGACAATTGCCCCTCATGAGATTGTCGCCAGCTCCGCCgccaaaagcagcagcaatcacAACAAtaagagcagcagcagcaagccgACTAAGACAGCTCCCAgcgcagcatcaacatcaacagccaccgccaccatgatgacaaggacgaggaagGCCGCCGCCCAAAATGTCGATGCGTCCACCTCGGAAGCTCAACCTCGCTCCAAGCGACAGAAGACGGCTTCTTCGGCCCAGGCAACAACAATAAAGCAGGAGCTCCAACAagagcagccgccgccgccgcctccgtcgCAAAAACGAAAGCTGGCCcgaagaggagctgctgcaaagaaggaggatgcAGCTCAACGCAGCAAGAATCTGGAGCGCAATCGTATCGCTGCGTCCAAATGCCgccagaaaaagaaggaatgggtgttggagctggaggagaccAAGTCGGGCATGGAGCTCCGCCACAACAGCCTGCGCGTGGAATACTTTGCACTCCTCGACGAAGTCACTCGCATAAAGAACCAGCTCATGGCGCATGCGGCGTGCAATGATCCCAATATCAATTTCTGGATCGAAAAGGAAGCTCTCCGATATGTCGAGAGGTGCATGGACCCTCCGGGCGAGAGGCGTCCATCAGCTGCCGCCAATG CTCCTGGGTCATGCACTTTGCCCTCGCCGGCAGAATCGCAACGTTCCCAGTTGGAATCGCCAATCCACAAGCATGAGGGCATCAACCTCGACTACATGCCTGACGAGCTACTGactggagaagctgtctgA